The Methylomusa anaerophila genome has a segment encoding these proteins:
- a CDS encoding ParM/StbA family protein, whose protein sequence is MIKLGVDNGNYNVKSSEGMLYASGYAVSDKEFITPEMQLFYEGKYYAIGERRLRFQQDKTKEPDTFLLTLPVIADAMKKAGATNAEIALGVGLPIDSYGTQKEAFRRYFLRSNVSFMFEGTSYRCHITECKVFAQGHAALCRYYPRLSEYRGITLVDIGGYTVDVLTVHNFKLDRSSCASLRMGTITLYSRIQDALQKSDILLSDELITDAIRGEIQHTDSKQIAAVVDQTVAAYCKELFNALRERGLDLKLPTVFAGGGAELLKSRLYDDNLNTVAVLNRFANADGYKLLMG, encoded by the coding sequence ATGATCAAGCTCGGAGTGGACAATGGAAACTACAACGTTAAATCCTCAGAGGGAATGCTCTATGCCTCCGGTTACGCGGTGAGCGACAAGGAATTCATTACGCCGGAGATGCAGCTCTTTTATGAGGGAAAATATTACGCCATAGGAGAACGCCGCCTGCGTTTCCAGCAGGACAAAACCAAGGAGCCGGATACGTTTCTCCTGACACTGCCGGTCATCGCGGACGCCATGAAAAAAGCCGGCGCGACCAACGCGGAAATTGCCTTGGGCGTGGGGCTGCCTATCGACAGTTATGGAACCCAAAAGGAAGCGTTCCGCAGGTACTTTCTGCGGAGCAATGTCTCGTTTATGTTCGAGGGCACCTCCTACCGTTGCCACATAACGGAATGTAAGGTGTTCGCTCAGGGGCATGCCGCACTGTGCCGGTATTATCCGCGGCTGTCAGAATACCGGGGCATAACGCTGGTAGATATCGGCGGATACACCGTGGATGTGCTCACAGTCCACAATTTCAAGCTGGACAGGTCGAGCTGCGCCAGCCTGCGCATGGGGACCATCACTCTGTACAGCCGCATACAGGATGCGCTCCAGAAAAGTGATATCCTGCTATCCGATGAACTCATCACAGACGCCATCCGCGGTGAAATCCAGCACACCGACAGCAAGCAGATTGCGGCTGTGGTGGATCAGACGGTGGCAGCTTATTGTAAGGAGCTGTTCAATGCTCTGCGAGAAAGGGGCCTGGACCTAAAGCTCCCCACGGTGTTCGCGGGCGGCGGCGCGGAGCTGCTGAAATCCCGGCTGTACGATGATAACCTGAATACGGTAGCGGTGCTGAACCGGTTTGCCAACGCAGACGGTTATAAGCTCCTGATGGGGTGA
- a CDS encoding plasmid segregation centromere-binding protein ParR — MAERKRYFLSFDRDNPRHREAEALYLKQAARQRSDFVVTCILSANQAEHLERCVRKAIRDEIRKLRLTPTDAQEEPDGAVQLSDLPSSLINALDEL, encoded by the coding sequence ATGGCAGAACGAAAACGCTACTTTTTATCCTTCGACAGGGACAATCCAAGACACCGGGAAGCCGAAGCACTCTACTTAAAGCAGGCTGCCAGACAGCGTTCCGATTTTGTAGTCACCTGCATCCTTTCAGCAAATCAGGCAGAGCATCTGGAAAGGTGTGTTCGAAAAGCAATCAGGGATGAAATAAGAAAGCTACGACTGACTCCAACGGACGCACAGGAGGAACCGGATGGGGCTGTTCAGCTGAGCGATCTTCCCAGCAGCCTGATTAACGCACTGGATGAATTGTAA
- a CDS encoding gamma-glutamylcyclotransferase family protein: MKPETLYIAYGSNLNLPQMSVRCPTAKVVGTSEIKDYEMLFRGSLRSAVATVEPLKGSSVPVLLWKLKERDLQALDHYEGYPSFYRKEILPVELKGKTTSAMVYIMNDGHPLGAPSDYYLNTIMEGYRSAGFDTDFLEQAVEKSIRLAQEQQEAEPEQGTLFGPKWW; encoded by the coding sequence ATGAAACCAGAAACGCTGTACATTGCTTACGGCAGTAATCTGAACCTACCGCAGATGTCCGTCCGCTGCCCCACCGCCAAGGTGGTCGGTACCAGCGAAATTAAGGATTATGAGATGCTGTTCCGCGGCAGCCTAAGAAGCGCCGTAGCGACGGTGGAGCCGCTGAAGGGCTCCAGTGTTCCTGTGCTTTTGTGGAAGCTGAAGGAACGTGACCTGCAGGCCCTCGACCATTATGAGGGATACCCCTCCTTTTACCGCAAGGAAATCCTTCCGGTGGAACTTAAAGGCAAAACAACCTCCGCCATGGTTTATATCATGAATGACGGTCATCCCCTCGGGGCGCCGTCCGATTATTACCTTAACACGATCATGGAAGGCTATCGGTCGGCGGGTTTCGACACAGATTTTCTGGAACAGGCTGTGGAGAAATCCATACGACTGGCGCAGGAGCAGCAGGAAGCAGAACCGGAACAAGGCACGCTGTTCGGACCGAAATGGTGGTGA
- a CDS encoding DUF6103 family protein: MERSAKLMKLDTIQIRYNTEKLCILRHYIDDTALQTELQAQLQTLYEKHVPAEIRAGIDSQEGGTTV; encoded by the coding sequence ATGGAAAGGAGCGCGAAGCTCATGAAGCTGGATACCATTCAAATCCGGTATAACACTGAAAAGCTGTGCATCCTCCGGCATTATATAGATGACACAGCACTGCAGACCGAACTGCAAGCTCAGCTGCAGACTCTTTATGAAAAGCATGTACCTGCTGAAATCAGGGCTGGTATTGACAGTCAGGAAGGAGGCACCACCGTATGA
- a CDS encoding DUF6329 domain-containing protein, producing the protein MLHLKAVFERKTNEFPVRDCVIENIVELPATEYARFRSNLIRDADFIAENKNRMYQDGNGIQHCLLVLGENSTEGVLVQSEGYDYARYASLLPGARDFVTARLNELADQLVREGTQNSRSGVWAVHFGELRDKYHVTLDPTGNITSMLLNVLEARREMAAVEPMEYGFDMVMFSAYCPNIQEGATEQGPDESGMTMEF; encoded by the coding sequence ATGCTGCATTTGAAGGCGGTCTTTGAGAGAAAGACCAACGAATTTCCTGTGAGAGACTGTGTCATCGAAAACATCGTGGAGCTTCCGGCAACAGAATATGCCCGTTTTCGCTCCAACCTGATCCGGGATGCCGATTTCATCGCAGAGAATAAAAACAGGATGTATCAGGATGGAAACGGAATCCAACATTGCCTTCTGGTGCTTGGTGAAAACAGCACGGAAGGCGTTCTTGTTCAAAGCGAAGGTTACGACTATGCCAGGTATGCCAGCCTCCTGCCGGGAGCGAGAGACTTTGTAACCGCCCGGCTGAATGAGCTGGCTGATCAACTCGTCCGGGAGGGGACGCAAAATAGCAGAAGCGGCGTCTGGGCCGTTCACTTTGGAGAACTCAGAGACAAGTATCATGTTACCCTTGATCCTACCGGCAACATTACTTCCATGTTGTTGAATGTTTTAGAAGCAAGACGTGAAATGGCGGCGGTTGAACCCATGGAGTATGGCTTCGATATGGTCATGTTCTCAGCTTACTGTCCCAACATTCAGGAGGGCGCGACTGAGCAGGGGCCGGATGAATCCGGCATGACAATGGAATTCTAA
- a CDS encoding DUF6103 family protein: MSMTELKVSFPTEKLEALRFFIGKKDQTIEQELQDYLDKTYERMVPAQVREFVESRMEQIPAQQQTPEPEQSAASRERPSRQTRRQREQAAPGPASVPEAPSESEGPAEQENQGMTMNM; the protein is encoded by the coding sequence ATGAGTATGACTGAATTAAAGGTATCCTTCCCTACGGAGAAGCTGGAGGCTCTCCGTTTTTTTATCGGCAAGAAGGACCAGACAATCGAACAGGAGCTGCAGGATTACCTGGACAAGACCTATGAAAGGATGGTACCCGCACAGGTGCGGGAGTTTGTGGAGAGCCGCATGGAGCAGATACCCGCACAGCAGCAGACGCCGGAACCGGAACAGTCTGCCGCTTCGAGGGAGCGACCCTCACGGCAGACCCGCCGCCAGAGGGAACAGGCCGCGCCTGGACCGGCCTCTGTCCCGGAAGCGCCTTCCGAGTCCGAAGGTCCCGCCGAGCAGGAAAACCAGGGCATGACCATGAACATGTGA